A window of the Nycticebus coucang isolate mNycCou1 chromosome 3, mNycCou1.pri, whole genome shotgun sequence genome harbors these coding sequences:
- the NANOS3 gene encoding nanos homolog 3 isoform X1 produces MGTFDLWTDYLGLARLVGALRGEEEPKTRLDPQPEPTPSPEGQQPNPESLPAPERLCSFCKHNGESRAIYQSHVLKDEAGRVLCPILRDYVCPQCGATRERAHTRRFCPLTSQGYTSVYSYTTRNSAGKRLARPDKAKTQDSGHRRGGGGAGACTGSKGAGKSSGPSPSCCPSTST; encoded by the exons ATGGGGACCTTTGACCTGTGGACTGATTACTTGGGTTTGGCTCGCTTGGTTGGGGCTCTACGTGGGGAAGAGGAGCCCAAGACTAGGCTGGACCCCCAACCAGAGCCAACGCCGAGTCCAGAGGGTCAGCAGCCCAATCCAGAATCATTGCCAGCCCCTGAACGTCTGTGCTCCTTCTGCAAACACAACGGCGAGTCCCGGGCCATCTACCAGTCCCACGTGCTGAAGGATGAGGCGGGCAGAGTGCTGTGCCCCATCCTGCGTGACTACGTGTGTCCTCAATGCGGCGCCACCCGGGAACGTGCCCACACCCGGCGCTTCTGCCCACTCACCAGCCAGGGCTATACCTCCGTCTACAGCTACACTACCCGAAACTCTGCAGGCAAAAGGCTGGCCCGGCCTGACAAGGCGAAGACACAGGATTCGGGCCAccgcagaggaggaggaggagcaggtgcCTGCACAG GTTCTAAAGGTGCTGGGAAATCTTCTGGACCTTCGCCCTCCTGCTGTCCCTCCACTTCCACCTAA
- the NANOS3 gene encoding nanos homolog 3 isoform X2 produces the protein MGTFDLWTDYLGLARLVGALRGEEEPKTRLDPQPEPTPSPEGQQPNPESLPAPERLCSFCKHNGESRAIYQSHVLKDEAGRVLCPILRDYVCPQCGATRERAHTRRFCPLTSQGYTSVYSYTTRNSAGKRLARPDKAKTQDSGHRRGGGGAGSKGAGKSSGPSPSCCPSTST, from the exons ATGGGGACCTTTGACCTGTGGACTGATTACTTGGGTTTGGCTCGCTTGGTTGGGGCTCTACGTGGGGAAGAGGAGCCCAAGACTAGGCTGGACCCCCAACCAGAGCCAACGCCGAGTCCAGAGGGTCAGCAGCCCAATCCAGAATCATTGCCAGCCCCTGAACGTCTGTGCTCCTTCTGCAAACACAACGGCGAGTCCCGGGCCATCTACCAGTCCCACGTGCTGAAGGATGAGGCGGGCAGAGTGCTGTGCCCCATCCTGCGTGACTACGTGTGTCCTCAATGCGGCGCCACCCGGGAACGTGCCCACACCCGGCGCTTCTGCCCACTCACCAGCCAGGGCTATACCTCCGTCTACAGCTACACTACCCGAAACTCTGCAGGCAAAAGGCTGGCCCGGCCTGACAAGGCGAAGACACAGGATTCGGGCCAccgcagaggaggaggaggagcag GTTCTAAAGGTGCTGGGAAATCTTCTGGACCTTCGCCCTCCTGCTGTCCCTCCACTTCCACCTAA